A single genomic interval of Zingiber officinale cultivar Zhangliang chromosome 4A, Zo_v1.1, whole genome shotgun sequence harbors:
- the LOC121971438 gene encoding phosphatidylinositol transfer protein 3-like, with amino-acid sequence MMNLRRSKASSVEKSLSHQEQQVKIDEVRRRLGPLANRFPSFCSDASVLRYLHARNWDVEKSSKLLKETLKWRLEYKPEAIRWEDIAQEAETGKIYRANYLDKYGRTVLVMRPGFQNTSSSKGQIRYLVYCMENAILNLSADQEQMVWLIDFHGWTMASISVKVTRETAHVLQDYYPERLALGILYNPPKIFESFWKIVKPFLDQKTYKKVKFVYSDDPNSQKIMMELFDFDKLETSFGGHNQVEFNFNKYAELMKEDDKKYVSVAPMLKSSTPEALSPPALNSTSSSDSKSSKPVHEV; translated from the exons ATGATGAATCTTAGGAGATCTAAAGCCAGCAGTGTTGAGAAATCCCTGTCTCATCAGGAGCAACAAGTAAAG ATAGATGAAGTGCGCAGACGATTAGGTCCGCTGGCAAATCGGTTTCCGAGTTTCTGTTCGGATGCTTCGGTGTTGAGGTATCTCCATGCCAGAAACTGGGATGTTGAAAAGTCGAGCAAATTGCTGAAAGAAACTCTCAAGTGGAGGCTTGAATACAAACCAGAGGCAATTAGATGG GAAGATATTGCTCAAGAAGCTGAGACTGGAAAGATATACAGAGCCAATTACCTTGACAAGTATGGAAGAACTGTTCTTGTTATGAGACCTGGGTTTCAG AACACTAGCTCGAGCAAAGGGCAGATCAGATACCTGGTATACTGCATGGAGAATGCCATCTTAAATTTGTCAGCTGATCAAGAACAGATGGTCTGGCTTATCGATTTCCATGGCTGGACCATGGCAAGCATATCGGTAAAGGTGACCCGTGAAACAGCTCATGTGTTGCAGGACTACTACCCGGAAAGACTTGCTCTAGGAATCCTCTATAATCCCCCAAAGATCTTTGAATCCTTTTGGAAG ATAGTGAAGCCCTTTCTGGACCAGAAAACATACAAGAAGGTAAAATTTGTTTACTCTGACGACCCGAATAGCCAGAAGATCATGATGGAGCTATTCGACTTTGATAAGCTAGAAACTTCATTCGGCGGTCATAATCAAGTTGAATTCAATTTCAACAAGTATGCTGAACTAATGAAAGAGGACGACAAGAAGTATGTTTCCGTTGCTCCGATGCTCAAATCATCCACTCCAGAAGCCTTATCACCACCCGCATTGAATTCAACTTCCTCAAGTGATAGCAAATCCTCAAAGCCTGTTCACGAAGTGTGA